One window from the genome of Streptomyces sp. WZ-12 encodes:
- the rplU gene encoding 50S ribosomal protein L21 encodes MYAIVRTGGRQQKVAVGDVIEVDRISTSKVGDTVELSTLLVVDGDAVTSDPWVLAGVKVQAEVVDHHKGDKIRIQKYKNKTGYKKRIGHRQLHTALKITGIDAPAK; translated from the coding sequence GTGTACGCGATCGTGCGCACCGGCGGACGCCAGCAGAAGGTTGCTGTTGGCGACGTCATCGAAGTTGACCGCATTTCCACCAGCAAGGTCGGCGACACCGTCGAGCTCTCCACGCTGCTGGTCGTCGACGGCGACGCGGTCACCAGCGACCCGTGGGTCCTGGCGGGCGTGAAGGTCCAGGCCGAGGTCGTCGACCACCACAAGGGCGACAAGATCCGGATCCAGAAGTACAAGAACAAGACCGGTTACAAGAAGCGGATCGGCCACCGCCAGCTCCACACGGCGCTGAAGATCACCGGCATCGACGCTCCGGCGAAGTAA
- the rpmA gene encoding 50S ribosomal protein L27 → MAHKKGASSTRNGRDSNAQRLGVKRFGGQTVLAGEILVRQRGTHFHPGTGVGRGGDDTLFALQPGAVQFGTFRGRKVVNIVPAQ, encoded by the coding sequence ATGGCACACAAGAAGGGCGCATCGTCCACTCGGAACGGTCGCGATTCCAATGCTCAGCGGCTCGGTGTGAAGCGCTTCGGCGGTCAGACCGTTCTCGCCGGTGAGATCCTGGTCCGCCAGCGTGGCACCCACTTCCACCCGGGCACGGGCGTCGGTCGCGGTGGCGACGACACCCTGTTCGCCCTGCAGCCCGGTGCGGTGCAGTTCGGCACCTTCCGCGGCCGCAAGGTCGTGAACATCGTCCCTGCCCAGTAA
- a CDS encoding GNAT family N-acetyltransferase, with protein MTPRLTAPTVRVHDSFRAAMAEFRAEGVHRSPDSGLGRELRTWHTRWPSAEGFAAYVREVGGVALDERADGAVPLSTLWWVDGDTFLGRITVRHRLTPSLRDLGGHIGYAVRPTARRRGHATAMLRAVLPYAHRELGLDPVLVTCDDTNAGSRRVIEACGGVFEDRRAERLRYWISA; from the coding sequence ATGACCCCACGACTGACCGCACCCACCGTCCGCGTCCACGACTCCTTCCGCGCCGCCATGGCGGAGTTCCGCGCCGAGGGCGTGCACCGCTCCCCGGACTCCGGCCTCGGCCGCGAACTGCGGACCTGGCACACCCGCTGGCCGTCCGCCGAGGGCTTCGCCGCCTACGTCCGCGAGGTCGGCGGGGTCGCACTGGACGAGCGGGCGGACGGCGCGGTCCCCCTCTCCACGCTCTGGTGGGTGGACGGCGACACCTTCCTGGGGCGGATCACCGTCCGGCACCGGCTCACCCCGTCCCTGCGGGACCTCGGCGGCCACATCGGCTACGCGGTGCGCCCCACCGCCCGCCGCCGGGGCCACGCCACCGCGATGCTGCGCGCCGTACTGCCGTACGCCCACCGCGAGTTGGGCCTCGATCCGGTGCTGGTCACCTGCGACGACACCAACGCCGGCTCGCGCCGGGTGATCGAGGCGTGCGGCGGGGTTTTCGAGGACCGCCGGGCGGAGAGGCTTCGGTACTGGATCTCCGCGTGA
- a CDS encoding TIGR03936 family radical SAM-associated protein, which translates to MQRIRLRYTKRGRLRFTSHRDFQRAFERALRRAEVPMAYSAGFTPHPKVSYANAAPTGTGSEAEYLEIQLTEHRDPESVRALLDASLPTGLDVTDAVEAHTSGLADRLQASVWELRLDGVTPEEAGRAVEAFLAAAEVPVERRTKNGMRTFDARGAVARLEAGPAECAVAPMPGDRPGGGACAILRLVVRHLTPAVRPDDVLSGLRVTADLAPPVPAAVTRLAQGLLDEETGSVTDPLAPDRDAATAASSTAAGLSTAKAQSGAPATSGDGTA; encoded by the coding sequence GTGCAGCGCATCCGACTGCGCTACACCAAGCGCGGCCGCCTCCGGTTCACCAGCCACCGCGACTTCCAGCGCGCTTTCGAGCGGGCGCTGCGCCGCGCCGAGGTCCCCATGGCCTACTCGGCGGGCTTCACCCCGCACCCCAAGGTGTCGTACGCCAACGCCGCACCGACCGGTACCGGCAGCGAGGCCGAGTACCTGGAGATCCAGCTCACCGAACACCGCGACCCGGAATCCGTCCGGGCGCTGCTCGACGCCTCCCTCCCGACCGGCCTCGACGTGACCGACGCGGTGGAGGCGCACACCAGCGGCCTCGCCGACCGGCTCCAGGCGTCGGTGTGGGAGCTCCGGCTCGACGGGGTCACCCCCGAGGAGGCCGGGCGCGCCGTCGAGGCGTTCCTCGCCGCCGCGGAGGTGCCGGTCGAGCGCCGCACCAAGAACGGCATGCGGACCTTCGACGCCCGGGGCGCGGTGGCGCGGCTTGAGGCCGGCCCGGCCGAGTGTGCAGTGGCCCCGATGCCCGGCGATAGGCCCGGCGGCGGTGCCTGTGCGATACTGCGGCTGGTTGTTCGGCATCTGACACCTGCCGTTCGACCCGACGACGTCCTGTCCGGCCTCCGGGTTACGGCCGACCTGGCGCCGCCGGTCCCCGCAGCGGTGACCAGGCTGGCGCAGGGGCTGCTCGATGAGGAGACCGGTTCGGTAACCGATCCGTTGGCGCCCGACCGCGACGCTGCCACGGCCGCTTCATCAACGGCCGCCGGGCTGAGTACCGCGAAGGCGCAGAGCGGGGCCCCGGCGACTTCCGGGGACGGCACTGCGTAG
- a CDS encoding TIGR03960 family B12-binding radical SAM protein, with amino-acid sequence MSESVFPQLEALLPHVQKPIQYVGGELNSTVKEWSDCDVRWALMYPDAYEVGLPNQGVMILYEVLNEQEGVLAERTYSVWPDLEALMREHQVPQFTVDSHRPVGDFDVLGLSFSTELGYTNMLTALDLSGVPLEAKDRTEDHPLILAGGHAAFNPEPIADFLDCAVIGDGEQAVLDITKIIRAWKAEGRPGGRDELLFRLARTGNVYVPKFYDVEYLGDGRISRVVPNRSGVPWRVSKHTVMDLDEWPYPKQPLVPLAETVHERMSVEIFRGCTRGCRFCQAGMITRPVRERSITGIGEMVDKGLKATGFEEVGLLSLSSADHTEIGDVAKGLADRYEEDKIGLSLPSTRVDAFNIDLANELTRNGRRSGLTFAPEGGSERIRKVINKMVSEEDLIRTVSTAYGNGWRQVKLYFMCGLPTETDDDVLQIADMAINVIAKGREVAKSNDIRCTVSIGGFVPKPHTPFQWAPQLSSEETDARLAKLRDKIRGDKKYGRSIGFRYHDGKPGIVEGLLSRGDRRIGAVIRAVYEDGGRFDGWREHFSYDRWMECAQKTLPDFGVDVDWYTTRERTYEEVLPWDHLDSGLDKDWLWEDWQDALDETEVEDCRWTPCFDCGVCPQMDTSIQIGPTGKKLLPLSVVK; translated from the coding sequence ATGTCCGAGTCGGTCTTCCCGCAGCTCGAAGCTCTGCTGCCGCACGTGCAGAAGCCCATCCAGTACGTCGGCGGTGAGCTGAACTCCACCGTCAAGGAGTGGTCGGACTGCGACGTCCGCTGGGCTCTCATGTACCCCGACGCCTACGAGGTGGGGCTGCCCAACCAGGGCGTCATGATCCTCTACGAGGTGCTCAACGAGCAGGAGGGCGTCCTCGCCGAGCGCACCTACAGCGTCTGGCCCGACCTCGAAGCGCTGATGCGCGAGCACCAGGTGCCGCAGTTCACGGTGGACTCCCACCGCCCCGTCGGCGACTTCGACGTGCTCGGCCTGAGCTTCTCCACCGAGCTCGGCTACACCAACATGCTCACCGCCCTCGACCTGTCCGGCGTCCCGTTGGAGGCCAAGGACCGCACCGAGGACCACCCGCTGATCCTGGCCGGTGGCCACGCCGCCTTCAATCCCGAGCCGATCGCCGACTTCCTCGACTGCGCGGTCATCGGCGACGGCGAGCAGGCCGTCCTGGACATCACCAAGATCATCCGGGCATGGAAGGCCGAGGGCCGCCCCGGCGGCCGCGACGAACTGCTCTTCCGCCTCGCGCGGACCGGCAACGTCTACGTCCCCAAGTTCTACGACGTCGAGTACCTCGGCGACGGCCGCATCTCGCGCGTCGTGCCCAACCGCTCCGGCGTCCCGTGGCGGGTCTCCAAGCACACCGTCATGGACCTCGACGAGTGGCCCTACCCCAAGCAGCCGCTCGTCCCGCTGGCCGAGACCGTCCACGAGCGGATGTCGGTCGAGATCTTCCGTGGCTGCACCCGCGGCTGCCGCTTCTGCCAGGCCGGCATGATCACGCGTCCCGTACGGGAGCGAAGCATCACCGGCATCGGCGAGATGGTGGACAAGGGCCTGAAGGCCACGGGATTCGAGGAGGTCGGCCTGTTGTCGCTGTCCTCCGCGGACCACACCGAGATCGGCGACGTGGCCAAGGGCCTCGCCGACCGGTACGAGGAAGACAAGATCGGCCTGTCGCTGCCGTCGACCCGCGTCGACGCCTTCAACATCGATCTCGCCAACGAGCTCACCCGCAACGGGCGCCGCTCCGGCCTGACCTTCGCCCCCGAGGGCGGCAGCGAGCGGATCCGCAAGGTCATCAACAAGATGGTCTCCGAAGAGGACCTGATCCGGACCGTCTCCACCGCCTACGGCAACGGCTGGCGCCAGGTGAAGCTCTACTTCATGTGCGGGCTGCCGACCGAGACCGACGACGACGTGCTGCAGATCGCCGACATGGCCATCAACGTCATCGCCAAGGGCCGCGAGGTCGCCAAGTCCAACGACATCCGCTGCACGGTCTCCATCGGCGGTTTCGTCCCCAAGCCGCACACCCCCTTCCAGTGGGCGCCGCAGCTCTCCTCCGAGGAGACCGACGCCCGCCTGGCCAAGCTCCGCGACAAGATCCGCGGGGACAAGAAGTACGGCCGCTCCATCGGCTTCCGCTACCACGACGGCAAGCCCGGCATCGTCGAGGGCCTGCTCTCCCGCGGCGACCGCCGGATCGGCGCGGTCATCCGCGCCGTCTACGAGGACGGCGGCCGCTTCGACGGCTGGCGCGAGCACTTCTCCTACGACCGCTGGATGGAGTGCGCGCAGAAGACGCTGCCCGACTTCGGGGTGGACGTCGACTGGTACACCACCCGCGAGCGCACCTACGAGGAGGTCCTCCCCTGGGACCACCTCGACTCCGGTCTCGACAAGGACTGGCTGTGGGAGGACTGGCAGGACGCCCTCGACGAGACCGAGGTCGAGGACTGCCGCTGGACCCCGTGCTTCGACTGCGGCGTCTGCCCGCAGATGGACACCTCCATCCAAATCGGCCCGACCGGCAAGAAGTTGCTGCCGCTGTCCGTCGTGAAGTGA
- the obgE gene encoding GTPase ObgE, whose protein sequence is MTTFVDRVELHVAAGNGGHGCASVHREKFKPLGGPDGGNGGRGGDVILVVDQDVTTLLDYHHHPHRKATNGQPGAGDNREGKNGKDLILPVPDGTVVLDGNGEVLADMVGQGTQFVAGQGGRGGLGNAALASARRKAPGFALLGEPGGARDIVLELKTVADVALVGYPSAGKSSLISVLSAAKPKIADYPFTTLVPNLGVVTAGATVYTIADVPGLIPGASQGKGLGLEFLRHVERCEVLVHVLDTATLESDRDPVSDLDVIEEELAQYGGLGDRPRVVVLNKVDIPDGQDLADMIRPDLEARGYRVFEVSAVARQGLKELSYALAEIVAAARAAKPQQEATRIVIRPKAVDDAGFTVTKEADRLFRVRGEKPERWVRQTDFNNDEAVGYLADRLNRLGVEDALLKAGARAMDGVAIGSEDDAVVFDWEPSMSAGAEMLGRRGEDHRFEAPRPAAQRRRDRDAERDEAQSDYDGFSPF, encoded by the coding sequence ATGACCACCTTCGTGGACCGCGTCGAGCTGCACGTCGCCGCGGGTAACGGAGGCCACGGCTGTGCCTCCGTCCATCGGGAGAAGTTCAAGCCGCTCGGCGGTCCGGACGGCGGCAACGGTGGCCGCGGCGGCGACGTGATCCTCGTAGTCGACCAGGACGTCACCACGCTCCTGGACTACCACCACCACCCGCACCGCAAGGCCACCAACGGCCAGCCGGGCGCGGGCGACAACCGCGAGGGCAAGAACGGCAAGGACCTGATCCTGCCGGTGCCCGACGGCACCGTCGTCCTGGACGGGAACGGCGAGGTGCTGGCCGACATGGTGGGCCAGGGCACCCAGTTCGTCGCCGGCCAGGGCGGCCGCGGCGGCCTCGGCAACGCCGCGCTGGCCTCCGCCCGTCGCAAGGCCCCCGGCTTCGCGCTGCTCGGCGAGCCCGGCGGGGCCCGGGACATCGTGCTGGAGCTCAAGACCGTCGCGGACGTCGCGCTGGTCGGCTACCCGAGCGCCGGCAAGTCCTCGCTGATCTCGGTGCTCTCGGCGGCCAAGCCGAAGATCGCCGACTACCCGTTCACGACGCTGGTGCCCAACCTCGGCGTGGTGACCGCCGGTGCGACGGTCTACACCATCGCCGACGTCCCCGGCCTGATCCCCGGCGCCAGCCAGGGCAAGGGCCTGGGCCTGGAGTTCCTGCGGCACGTCGAGCGCTGTGAGGTGCTCGTCCACGTCCTGGACACCGCCACCCTGGAGTCGGACCGCGACCCGGTCTCCGACCTCGACGTCATCGAGGAGGAGCTGGCCCAGTACGGCGGTCTCGGCGACCGGCCGCGGGTGGTCGTCCTCAACAAGGTCGACATCCCGGACGGCCAGGACCTCGCCGACATGATCCGCCCGGACCTGGAGGCGCGCGGCTACCGCGTCTTCGAGGTCTCCGCGGTGGCCCGGCAGGGCCTGAAGGAGCTGTCCTACGCCCTGGCGGAGATCGTCGCCGCGGCGCGCGCCGCCAAGCCGCAGCAGGAGGCCACCCGGATCGTGATCCGCCCCAAGGCGGTCGACGACGCGGGCTTCACGGTCACCAAGGAGGCCGACCGCCTCTTCCGCGTCCGCGGCGAGAAGCCCGAACGCTGGGTCCGTCAGACCGACTTCAACAACGACGAGGCCGTCGGCTACCTCGCCGACCGGCTCAACCGCCTCGGTGTCGAGGACGCGTTGCTCAAGGCGGGCGCCCGCGCCATGGACGGCGTGGCGATCGGTTCCGAGGACGACGCGGTGGTCTTCGACTGGGAGCCGTCGATGTCGGCCGGCGCGGAGATGCTGGGCCGGCGCGGTGAGGACCACCGCTTCGAGGCCCCGCGCCCGGCCGCCCAGCGCCGTCGCGACCGCGACGCGGAGCGCGACGAGGCGCAGAGCGACTACGACGGCTTCTCGCCGTTCTAG
- a CDS encoding Rne/Rng family ribonuclease codes for MLESIEPNESTRSADRAGNNDTSPSDTLPPRRRRRAASRPAGPPSATAAETTVVSTETPVASAAVETPAPAAEERPARPRRRATRKATAPAGAPAATPEQPAEAPAVAEAPVVVAEEEARPARARRRATRKATAPAGAPQAAVEESAAPAAAQPAVEEPAEAEAPRRRRRRTERPAEPAAAEAPRAEEKAEAPARGRRRAQRPPTAVFQAPVFSSEPMFQTPESAAVAHAAARQEAAATEQPVEEAPAANRRRRRRRGEPAEAEQVAPAQVEEKVTEESAETTEAVEAEEEHAEDVGEEGERPSRRRRRGGRRRRRGEAAEGAEEQSAEAGAAEEEAEIAEGEEPAEAEEEAEGSVSTSSSRRRRRRRRRGGDSAEAEPAHADDPERTVVKVREPRKKDEGTGADEVQSIKGSTRLEAKKQRRREGREQGRRRVPIITEAEFLARREAVERVMVVRQSGERTQIGVLEDNVLVEHFVNKEQATSYVGNVYLGKVQNVLPSMEAAFVDIGKGRNAVLYAGEVNFEALGMANGPRRIETALKSGQSVLVQVTKDPIGHKGARLTSQVSLPGRYLVYVPEGSMTGISRKLPDTERARLKQILKKIVPEDAGVIVRTAAEGASEDELRRDVERLQAQWEEIQKKAKAASTGSPSLLYGEPDMTVRVVRDIFNEDFSKVIVSGDGAWETIHGYVSHVAPDLVDRLQRWTSEVDVFATYRIDEQLMKALDRKVWLPSGGSLVIDKTEAMVVVDVNTGKFTGQGGNLEETVTRNNLEAAEEIVRQLRLRDLGGIVVIDFIDMVLESNRDLVLRRLLECLGRDRTKHQVAEVTSLGLVQMTRKRVGQGLLESFSEQCVHCNGRGVIVHMDQPTVAGGGGKRKKKGKAGANGAQPEQPVEVEVPVSAVEEAPELEPVAVTEAQLQPSVDGADEWFGSPAEAEAAAAGRGRGRRRASRKASAPAGTPKATEEAAAIVVPAAEPEPEKAPEPVVEAPVVEAAVEPEPAPARPRRRATRRVSAPTGSPEAAGEAAGTIVITAPASEPEPETAPEQPAEAAEPEPAAKKTAKATAKKATAKKATAKTTAKKTAAKKTTAKTATKKTAAKKTTAKKAATKKTTAKKTTTKKAAAKKTAAAEQSSAASVSASAED; via the coding sequence ATGCTCGAATCTATTGAGCCCAATGAATCCACCCGGTCCGCGGACCGTGCTGGCAACAACGACACCTCGCCCAGCGACACGCTGCCGCCGCGCCGCCGGCGCCGCGCGGCGTCCCGCCCGGCCGGCCCGCCGAGCGCTACCGCGGCCGAGACCACGGTCGTGAGCACCGAGACCCCGGTGGCGAGCGCCGCCGTGGAGACCCCCGCGCCCGCCGCCGAGGAGCGGCCGGCCCGCCCGCGCCGCCGGGCGACCCGCAAGGCGACCGCCCCCGCCGGCGCGCCCGCGGCCACCCCGGAGCAGCCCGCCGAGGCGCCGGCCGTTGCCGAGGCGCCGGTTGTGGTTGCCGAGGAGGAGGCGCGTCCGGCGCGTGCGCGTCGTCGGGCGACGCGTAAGGCCACGGCGCCGGCCGGTGCGCCGCAGGCCGCTGTTGAGGAGAGTGCCGCGCCGGCCGCCGCGCAGCCGGCCGTCGAGGAGCCCGCTGAGGCCGAGGCCCCGCGGCGCCGGCGTCGTCGGACCGAGCGGCCCGCGGAGCCGGCCGCCGCCGAGGCGCCCCGCGCCGAGGAGAAGGCGGAGGCACCGGCCCGGGGTCGCCGCCGGGCGCAGCGCCCGCCGACGGCCGTCTTCCAGGCGCCGGTCTTCTCCTCCGAGCCGATGTTCCAGACGCCGGAGAGCGCCGCCGTCGCGCACGCCGCCGCCCGCCAGGAGGCCGCCGCGACCGAGCAGCCGGTGGAGGAGGCGCCCGCCGCCAACCGTCGCCGTCGTCGGCGCCGTGGTGAGCCGGCCGAGGCCGAGCAGGTGGCCCCGGCGCAGGTCGAGGAGAAGGTGACCGAGGAGAGCGCCGAGACCACCGAGGCCGTTGAGGCCGAGGAGGAGCACGCCGAGGACGTCGGCGAAGAGGGCGAGCGTCCCTCGCGCCGGCGTCGCCGGGGCGGCCGCCGCCGTCGTCGCGGCGAGGCGGCCGAGGGCGCCGAGGAGCAGTCGGCGGAGGCCGGTGCCGCCGAGGAGGAGGCCGAGATCGCCGAGGGCGAGGAGCCGGCCGAGGCCGAGGAGGAGGCCGAGGGCTCCGTCAGCACCAGCAGCAGCCGTCGCCGTCGGCGTCGCCGCCGCCGCGGTGGCGACAGCGCCGAGGCCGAGCCCGCGCACGCCGACGACCCCGAGCGCACCGTCGTCAAGGTCCGCGAGCCCCGCAAGAAGGACGAGGGCACCGGCGCCGACGAGGTGCAGTCCATCAAGGGCTCGACGCGCCTGGAGGCCAAGAAGCAGCGTCGCCGCGAGGGCCGCGAGCAGGGCCGTCGCCGGGTGCCGATCATCACCGAGGCGGAGTTCCTGGCGCGCCGGGAGGCCGTCGAGCGCGTGATGGTGGTCCGGCAGAGCGGCGAGCGCACCCAGATCGGCGTCCTTGAGGACAACGTGCTGGTCGAGCACTTCGTCAACAAGGAGCAGGCCACCAGCTACGTCGGCAACGTCTACCTGGGCAAGGTGCAGAACGTCCTGCCGTCGATGGAGGCCGCCTTCGTCGACATCGGCAAGGGCCGCAACGCCGTGCTCTACGCCGGCGAGGTCAACTTCGAGGCGCTGGGCATGGCCAACGGGCCGCGCCGCATCGAGACCGCGTTGAAGTCCGGCCAGTCGGTGCTGGTGCAGGTCACCAAGGACCCGATCGGCCACAAGGGCGCCCGGCTGACCAGCCAGGTCTCGCTGCCCGGCCGCTACCTGGTCTACGTGCCCGAGGGCTCGATGACCGGCATCAGCCGCAAGCTCCCGGACACCGAGCGGGCCCGGCTGAAGCAGATCCTCAAGAAGATCGTTCCCGAGGACGCGGGCGTCATCGTGCGCACCGCCGCGGAGGGCGCGAGCGAGGACGAGCTGCGCCGGGACGTCGAGCGGCTGCAGGCGCAGTGGGAAGAGATCCAGAAGAAGGCGAAGGCGGCCTCCACCGGCTCGCCGAGCCTGCTCTACGGCGAGCCGGACATGACCGTCCGGGTCGTCCGCGACATCTTCAACGAGGACTTCTCCAAGGTCATCGTCAGCGGTGACGGCGCCTGGGAGACCATCCACGGCTACGTCTCGCACGTCGCGCCGGACCTCGTCGACCGGCTCCAGCGGTGGACGTCCGAGGTCGACGTCTTCGCGACGTACCGGATCGACGAGCAGCTCATGAAGGCGCTGGACCGCAAGGTCTGGCTGCCCAGCGGCGGTTCGCTGGTGATCGACAAGACCGAAGCCATGGTCGTGGTCGACGTCAACACCGGGAAGTTCACCGGGCAGGGCGGCAACCTCGAAGAGACCGTCACCCGGAACAACCTGGAGGCGGCCGAGGAGATCGTGCGCCAACTGCGGCTGCGCGATCTGGGCGGCATCGTCGTCATCGACTTCATCGACATGGTGCTGGAGTCCAACCGGGACCTGGTGCTGCGGCGGCTGCTGGAGTGCCTGGGCCGGGACCGGACCAAGCACCAGGTGGCCGAGGTCACCTCGCTCGGCCTGGTGCAGATGACCCGCAAGCGGGTCGGCCAGGGGCTGCTGGAGTCGTTCTCCGAGCAGTGCGTGCACTGCAACGGCCGCGGCGTCATCGTCCACATGGACCAGCCGACGGTGGCCGGCGGTGGCGGCAAGCGCAAGAAGAAGGGCAAGGCCGGGGCGAACGGTGCCCAGCCGGAGCAGCCCGTCGAGGTCGAGGTGCCGGTGTCGGCCGTCGAGGAGGCTCCGGAGCTGGAGCCGGTCGCGGTGACCGAGGCCCAACTGCAGCCGTCGGTGGACGGTGCCGACGAGTGGTTCGGCAGCCCCGCCGAGGCCGAGGCCGCCGCTGCAGGTCGGGGCCGGGGTCGCCGTCGGGCGAGCCGGAAGGCGTCCGCGCCGGCCGGTACCCCCAAGGCCACCGAGGAGGCCGCCGCGATCGTGGTGCCGGCCGCCGAGCCGGAGCCCGAGAAGGCCCCGGAGCCGGTCGTCGAGGCGCCCGTGGTCGAGGCCGCTGTCGAGCCGGAGCCCGCGCCGGCGCGTCCGCGTCGTCGGGCCACCCGTCGGGTGTCCGCGCCGACCGGTTCGCCGGAGGCCGCCGGTGAGGCCGCGGGGACCATCGTGATCACCGCGCCGGCCAGCGAGCCGGAGCCCGAGACGGCCCCGGAGCAGCCGGCCGAGGCCGCTGAGCCGGAGCCCGCGGCGAAGAAGACCGCGAAGGCGACGGCGAAGAAGGCGACGGCCAAGAAGGCCACCGCCAAGACCACGGCCAAGAAGACCGCGGCGAAGAAGACCACGGCCAAGACCGCGACCAAGAAGACGGCGGCGAAGAAGACCACCGCCAAGAAGGCCGCGACCAAGAAGACCACCGCGAAGAAGACCACGACGAAGAAGGCGGCGGCCAAGAAGACCGCGGCCGCCGAGCAGTCCTCGGCCGCGTCGGTGTCCGCCTCCGCGGAGGACTAG